A window of Theropithecus gelada isolate Dixy chromosome 14, Tgel_1.0, whole genome shotgun sequence contains these coding sequences:
- the IGHMBP2 gene encoding DNA-binding protein SMUBP-2: protein MASAAVESFVTKQLDLLELERDAEVEERRSWQENVSLKELQSRGVCLLKLQVSSQRTGLYGRLLVTFEPRRCGSVAALPSNSFTSGDIVGLYDAANEGSQLATGILTRVTQKSVTVAFDESHDFQLSLDRENSYRLLKLANDVTYRRLKKALIALKKYHSGPASSLIEVLFGRSAPSPASEIHPLTFFNPSLDASQKEAVSFALSQKELAIIHGPPGTGKTTTVVEIILQAVKQGLKVLCCAPSNIAVDNLVERLALRKQRILRLGHPARLLESIQQHSLDAVVARSDSAQIVADIRKDIDQVFVKNKKTQDKREKSNFRNEVKLLRKELKGREEAAILESLTSANVVLATNTGASADGPLKLLPESHFDVVVIDECAQALEASCWIPLLKARKCILAGDHKQLPPTVVSHKAALAGLSLSLMERLAEEYGARAVRTLTVQYRMHQAIMRWASDTMYHGQLTAHPSVAGHLLRDLPGVAATEETGVPLLLVDTAGCGLFELEEEDEQSKGNPGEVRLVSLHIQALVDAGVPARDVAVVSPYNLQVDLLRQSLAHRHPELEIKSVDGFQGREKEAVILSFVRSNRKGEVGFLAEDRRINVAVTRARRHVAVICDSRTVNNHAFLKTLVEYFTQHGEVRTAFEYLDDIVPENYSHESSQGPSHAATKPQGPATSTRTGSQRQEGGRESAAAARQGRKKPAGKSLAAEAPSQPSLNGGSLEGVESQDGVDHFRAMIAEFMASDKTQLEFPPSLNSHDRLRVHQIAEEHGLRHDSSGEGKRRFITVSKRAPPAPRPPAAPGPPAGTGGPAPLQPVPPSPARTEQPPREQRGPDQPDLRLQRVRSVQGQPASKEQQASGQQKLPEKKKKKETKGHPAIDLPTEEDFETLVSAAIKADNTCGFAKCTASVTALGQFCQLCSRRYCLSHHLPEIHGCGERARAHARQRIIREGILYAGSGTKDRSLDPAKRAQLQRRLDKKLSELSNQRTSRRKERGT, encoded by the exons ATGGCCTCGGCGGCTGTGGAGAGCTTCGTGACCAAGCAGCTGGACCTGCTGGAGCTCGAGAGAGATGCGGAGGTGGAGGAGCGCAG GTCCTGGCAGGAGAACGTCTCTCTGAAAGAGCTCCAGAGCCGAGGCGTGTGTTTGCTGAAGCTGCAGGTATCCAGCCAGCGCACTGGGCTGTATGGACGGCTGCTGGTCACCTTTGAGCCCAGGCGATGCGGGTCTGTGGCAGCTCTTCCCAGTAACAGCTTTACTTCTG GTGATATAGTGGGCCTGTACGATGCTGCTAATGAGGGCAGTCAGCTGGCCACCGGAATCCTGACCCGGGTCACCCAGAAGTCGGTCACGGTGGCCTTTGATGAGTCCCACGATTTCCAGTTGAGTTTGGACCGAGAGAATTCCTACAGACTGTTAAAACTTGCCAATGATGTCACTTACAGGCGACTGAAAAA AGCTCTGATTGCTCTAAAGAAGTATCATTCTGGCCCAGCCTCCTCACTCATAGAAGTGCTCTTTGGCAGATCTGCTCCCAGTCCTGCCAGTGAAATAC ACCCGCTGACATTCTTCAACCCCTCCTTGGATGCCTCCCAGAAAGAAGCGGTTTCATTTGCGCTGTCGCAGAAAGAACTTGCCATCATCCACGGACCTCCTGGCACTGGGAAAACCACGACTGTGGTTGAGATAATTCTTCAAGCTGTGAAACAAGGCTTAAAG GTTCTGTGCTGCGCCCCCTCCAACATCGCGGTGGACAATCTGGTGGAGCGCCTGGCTCTGCGTAAGCAGCGGATCCTGCGCCTGGGGCACCCCGCCCGCCTCCTGGAGTCCATTCAGCAGCACTCCCTGGATGCGGTTGTAGCGCGGAGCGACAGCGCCCAGATTGTTGCCGACATCAGGAAGGACATCGACCAGGTCTTT gtgaaaaacaaaaagacccaggataagagagaaaaaagtaattttcgAAATGAAGTTAAGCTGTTAAGAAAAGAActgaaggggagggaagaagcaGCTATACTCGAGAGCCTCACTTCGGCAAACGTGGTCCTTGCAACAAACACAG GTGCGTCTGCCGACGGCCCCCTGAAGTTGCTGCCCGAGAGCCACTTCGACGTGGTGGTCATTGATGAGTGTGCCCAGGCCCTTGAGGCGAGCTGCTGGATCCCCCTGCTGAAGGCCAGAAAGTGCATCCTGGCGGGCGATCACAAGCAACTGCCCCCCACCGTAGTCTCTCACAA GGCCGCACTGGCTGGACTGTCGCTCAGCCTGATGGAGCGCCTGGCCGAGGAGTATGGCGCGAGGGCGGTGCGGACGCTGACGGTGCAGTACCGCATGCACCAGGCCATCATGCGCTGGGCCTCTGACACCATGTACCACGGGCAGCTCACGGCCCACCCTTCTGTGGCGGGGCACCTGCTGAG GGACCTCCCAGGCGTGGCTGCCACAGAAGAGACGGGTGTGCCCCTGCTCCTGGTGGACACCGCCGGCTGCGGGCTGTTTGAGCTGGAGGAAGAGGACGAACAGTCGAAAGGGAACCCTG gCGAAGTCCGCCTCGTCAGTTTGCACATCCAGGCTCTGGTGGACGCTGGTGTTCCAGCCCGTGACGTTGCCGTGGTCTCGCCATACAACCTCCAG GTGGACCTGCTCAGACAGAGCCTCGCGCACAGGCACCCCGAGCTTGAAATCAAGTCCGTCGATGGCTTCCAAGGCCGAGAGAAGGAGGCCGTGATACTGTCCTTCGTCAGGTCCAACAGGAAAG GTGAAGTTGGTTTTCTTGCTGAGGACCGGAGGATCAACGTGGCCGTCACCCGTGCCCGGCGCCACGTGGCGGTCATCTGTGACTCCCGTACTGTCAACAACCATGCATTTTTGAAGACCCTGGTGGAGTATTTCACACAGCATGGGGAAGTACGCACAGCCTTTGAGTATCTTGATGATATTGTCCCAGAAAACTATTCCCATGAGAGCTCCCAGGGTCCCAGCCATGCTGCCACAAAGCCCCAGGGCCCTGCTACATCCACCAGGACTGGAAGCCAGCGGCAGGAGGGAGGCCGGGAGTCTGCAGCAGCTGCCAGACAGGGCCGGAAGAAGCCAGCTGGAAAGTCTCTGGCTGCTGAAGCCCCATCTCAGCCCAGCCTCAACGGAGGCAGCCTGGAGGGAGTGGAGAGCCAAGACGGCGTGGACCACTTCCGGGCCATGATTGCGGAGTTCATGGCCAGTGATAAGACGCAGTTGGAGTTTCCACCTTCCCTCAATTCCCACGACAGGCTGCGGGTCCACCAAATAGCCGAGGAGCACGGGCTGAGGCACGACAGTTccggggaagggaagaggaggttCATCACCGTGAGCAAGAGGGCCCCGCCGGCCCCGCGACCCCCAGCAGCCCCGGGACCCCCAGCAGGGACCGGTGGCCCAGCCCCTCTCCAGCCAGTGCCCCCCAGCCCTGCGCGGACGGAGCAGCCTCCCAGAGAGCAGCGTGGCCCAGACCAGCCTGATCTGAGACTGCAGAGGGTCAGGAGTGTGCAGGGGCAGCCCGCCAGCAAGGAGCAGCAGGCCTCAGGGCAGCAGAaacttccagaaaagaaaaagaaaaaagaaaccaaag GACATCCGGCCATAGATCTGCCCACGGAGGAGGACTTTGAGACCCTGGTTTCTGCCGCCATTAAGGCTGATAACACCTGTGGCTTTGCCAAGTGCACAGCCAGCGTCACAGCCCTGGGCCAGTTCTGCCAGCTCTGCAGCCGCCGCTACTGCCTCAGCCACCACCTGCCCGAG ATCCATGGCTGTGGTGAGAGGGCTCGCGCCCACGCCCGGCAGAGAATCATCCGGGAAGGGATCCTCTATGCCGGCAGCGGGACCAAGGACAGATCCCTGGACCCAGCCAAGAGGGCCCAGCTGCAGAGGAGGCTGGATAAGAAGCTGAGCGAGCTCAGCAACCAGAGGACCAGCcggaggaaggagagggggacGTGA